Within the Miscanthus floridulus cultivar M001 chromosome 17, ASM1932011v1, whole genome shotgun sequence genome, the region caactggtgccgctgacctcccgcaccgtgcgaacaacgacctccggtcgtggctgggcagccacagcagtgccgctGCTATTGCCCAACTCCGAACCGCCCGTCATCatcagcggttagtctggcgacgacgcttgtacggctctgataccacttgttggcccacaggatcaccggctcaggtgagtgaaccactcactagTCTTGCCGCGCactcgctagtgttgccgagcacccactagtcgtgccaaccacgaacaagcgttgtccgtcctcACACACTATGGctcgaggttgaagaagagggagaacagagcatacacacacagtacaggACATCAGCGTTGGCTGAAGCCCTGTATGAAaaatggcaaatctgaactctctttattgagttgtcgtggtagtctatttatacaactctatccatctagtcctagtacagcgcacatactgtaacagtaactagataacatatagggctgactctgcgccgaccTCTGCATATGGCTAtagtgttgcaggtgagtcgtgcGACGCCtgtacctgcagcggctacagtttATTCTAACAAAGATAAGGAACGAATCGTCGTTTAAATTATGATCTGATGGTGACATGTACAATGTGGAGAGCTTGATACTGGCGATGCCGAGGCAATGATCTTGAACGCTGCCTTGGTGCCATTGACTGTTGACTAGCTAGCCTGTAACCTGCACTGGCATATCCGCACACACATCAAATgaatactccctctgtctcaaTTTATCTGTTGTTTTCGGTATCCGTGCCACGACTTTGACTTAATTTGtacaaaatatatgcaacatttatgtctccaaataaatttgttaaaaaactaaattcaaagatctttccaatgatgctaattatgtatcataaataataacattttttaatatatattttgttaaagttgtttctcgagaagcgagaacgacagatattctAAGACGGAGGGAAGACATCgcatttcagttttttttttgaaacatatgtaatgcatCGCCTTTCTCCGACGGAAATTTTCAGGCGCCACATGACTGTATCGCTCGTCATCGCGTACTGCTGCAAGGTCAAGCTAAAGGTACTGGAATGATTCTGCTCACCTATCGAATTTGATGCGGTCTTAGTACTGAAGAGTTCAGTGATGAATGCGTCTGGTCCAATGTACGCATAGCGTGTATTGAATTGGTGTACTATGTAATTCAGGGTCAACTGAGCACAGCGCGGATTATTTCAAACCCAGACGTACGGTGCTATGCGTCAGTATAGAATTGATGTGATTGATGATCAGAGTCAACTGAACATGGCAAAGATTACATCAAACTCTGATTTTTAAATATGTATAGGAGTATGCTCTTCTTGTTTCGACAGCGGCGTGTCCGAAGAACGTTCGCATTATATTTGGCTTTGTCGCGCCAATTTTTTACCGGAAGAAAACTGACTGGTAATTACGATGTCAGCTGTCCAATGACCTCTCTAATCGTAGATTTTTTTTAATAAGGGTAACTAATGTCTCGAACTGGTCAGGTCTACATCTGCCTCCGGGAAAATGGAGGCAACAACTAGTGCAAGTTTCTTATCGGAGCAGCTAGCGACGATGAAAAACCGTAAACGTTGTCTGCTGCTATGCCTTTCAAGTTGGGCAGCGTGTATTGCAAGATCACTTTACGCTTATTTTATTTTATAGACCGTAATGTAGTCAATACGTTCACAACGATTCCCGTCGTATCAAACTGGCAAGCAGCACGCACGTCTCTATCAGAAAACAGCTTGCATTAATTTAATTCTCAAGTCATGTCTGAACACCAAGCAAAAATTCATATACAAATCGGTGGCTAATCtcttcagcttcctctgctatcctATGGACAAACAATATTTGCATGGACAGATATATGTATTTGCTGCTAGTATATTCCGAAGCAGTGCTGTTCGTTGTAATTTGTCGAGTGCACTGCTGACCGGTTCTTCTTCAGTTGCAAACTACCTGCGGGCAGTACGTACGTTGCTCGTCAGTTTACCTATATAGTCGTACCGACTGTACTGTCCAAATAAACTTTAAATCGCAGCTAAGATTATACTAGACCAACTTAAACAACTTTAGTAAAAAAAGTTGCATGGAAGATTGGAAGGTAGAGAGGGAGCTGCCCTATTCTGAACGAAACTGCAGGGAAGGTAGCAACTGCTCTAGGGCTCCCAAGTTGCAAGCTGTCGGGTCGCAGTGCAGCACTGAAAGTCCAAAATGTCGGTTAGCTAGCATGGGCGCGCTTGGATTACGCGCCTTTAAGCAGGGAATCATGCCCTAGATGGAGTGACTAATTGTTGATTTGTTGTGTTCGTGCGTTGTCTCAGCCTCTCAGGGAATTGACGCGCGACACCTGTCGAACTACAGCTTCAGGTGAAGCTTCCTTGTTTTGGATGCGCACTGGGATACGGACTAAGTGCCTGCAAATCAAATCCACACGGATTCTAGCACATGATTATAAGTACCTAGCTGGAGTGCTGGACTGAGGTGCTTCGTCGGTGTTCACAGTTCAAAGCCAGGATCAATCAAATAATGAAAAGACTGATGAATAACTTGATTTGACATACACATGCAAATTCAGAGACACACATGCGCCTTATTCATGAGGAAACGGGCACATCAATGGTCTCAATCGGCCCAACGTGCGGTCCTACGAGGCCTGCTACGGCAGCACCATTGTCGTGCACTGGGCCGGTTTCTCAGCCTGCGTAGACATGTGGTGGGCTTACTGGCTTCCCACTTTTTACCGTCGCCTTGGCGAAAGCGCTGCGGGTTGGCACGCCCTCCGCGCACGGGCCAGCCCACACCATCCCAGGTCCCGCTCCGCgttcgccgcccgccgcccgcaaCACCCAGTTCGAAATCCCGGCTTGCAGTTTCAGAAAAGAAATCGCCGCttgccacaaccccagtcgaagTCGGACTCGGGATATGACATCGTATCCTAGTTGAATCCGAAGTCCGATCGGAAGGAGAGGTGTACCAAATCTATAACCCTTAGGCATGCTGTCGCCGTCTCACAAGTCACGAGAGATTGCGAGCCACAGCCATCTCGGAGAAATTTGCAATTTTAGACACCAAATAATACGCTTCGTAATTATAGGACTTCAATCGTCGACTTCGTTAAAATAATTCTCGAAACGTTGGCTTCTTGTTTTAGATGACACGGCGTATTTCTTCACTTTGTTaatcaaaatacatgtattttggcTTCCCAGCTTGCCGTCGTCCTCATCCTGCTCCTACCACTCGCCGGCGTGTCCGCCGACGACGGCGGATTCATCCGGCAGGTGACGGATGGTCGTTCCCGCGCCGGCGCGGGCCCGGGGCTGCTCCCGGAGGCGCAGTTCGCGGCGTTCGTGAGGCGGCACGGGCGGCGGTACTCCGGGCCCGAGGAGTACGCGCGTCCGCTGCGCGTGTTCGCGGCCAACCTAGCCCGCGCGGCGACGCACCAGGCGCTGGACCTGACCGCGCGCCACGGGGTCACGCCCTTCTCCGACCTCACGTGGGAGGAGTTTGAGGCGCGCCTCACGGGCGTGCGCGCCGGCGGGGACGTCCAGCGGATCGTGATGAGTGGCGCGCCGGCCGCCCCGCCGGCCTCACAGGAGGAGGTGGCGCGGCTGCCCGCCAGCTTCGACTGGCGCGACAAGGGCGCCGTCACCGACGTCAAGATGCAGGGCGCGTGTGGGTCGTGCTGGGCGTTCACCACGACGGGCGCGGTGGAAGGCACCAACTTCCTCACCACAGGGAAGCTCCTCGACCTCAGCGAGCAGCAGCTGGTCGACTGCGACCACACCGTACGTGCATCACTGCGCTCTCTCGATGTCTTCCCACTTGGAATGAATTCGTCCAATTCGATGAAGGATTATTAGAGCATGTTGCTTGGTTTGTATGTTCCAGTGCAGCGCGGTGGCGCAGAATGAGTGCAACAACGGCCATGCCGACGGGCTGATGACCAACGCGTACGCGTACCTAATGAAGTCCGGCGGGCTGATGGAGCAGCATGCGTCCCGTACACGGGCGCACCGGGCCCTTGCCGCTTCGACCCGGCCCAGGCCGCCATCCGTGTGGCCAACTTCACCGACGTGCCAGTCGGCGACGAGGCCTAGATCCGCGCGGCGCTGGTCCGGCGCGAGCCCCTCGCGGTGGGGCTCAACGCGGCGTTCATGCAGACGTACGTGGGCGGGGTATCGTGCTCGCTCCTCTGCCCGTGCGCGTGGGTCAACCACGGCGTGCTCCTCGTCGGCTACGGCGCGCGCGGCTTCGCGGCGCTGCGGCTCGGCTACCGCCCCTACTGGATCATCAAGAACTCGTGGGGGAAGCAATGGGGGGAGCAAGGGTACTACCGCCTCTGCCGCGGCAGCAACGTCTGCGGCGCCGACAGCATGGTCTCCGCCGTCGCCGTGGCGCCGGCGCCGTGAACCAACCCAATCCACTGCGGCCGGCCACCATGGGTGTACTCGTGACACGAAGGGTCCGGACGTGGCATGGTATTGTCTGCAGGTGGTAGTGCGTGGCTCATACACCATATACATGTATTTTGATTAACAAAGTTAAAAAATACGCCAAATGTCATCTAAAATAAGAAGCTAACGTTTCAATGATCATTTTAACAAAGTCAACGATTAGAGTTCTATAATTACGAGGCGCATTATTTGGTGTCCTATAATTGCAATTTTCTCGCCATCTCGAGTCCGTGACATCCCCACCTTGTCGACGGTGAAAAATGGCGTGTTCTTTGGTTACAGCGACGCCGCCCATCCCGAGCCTATGCCACCGTGCGCCGCAGCTGTCTCCGGCAGCGCGGCCGTACCAATCGGGCCGGGATCCTCTTGGTGCATTGGTCACCGCCGCCCCGTGGCTGGTACAAGCTAAACTTTGATGGATCAGTGTATCAGGACAGCTCAGGACGAGCTAGTATCGGTCCGCGACAGCGGCGGCCGCGTCGTGCTCGCGTTCGCCGAGCCGACGGAACACTCCACGGTCGGCATCGTCGAGGCGCGCGCGATGGTCCGCGGTCTTCGTCTCGCGCTTGGACTCCACCTACAGCGGCTGGTGGTCGAGGGAGGGAGATGATCTCGTGCTGGTGCAGCTGCTCCGTGGCGAGGAGACGCAGACACGGATCCCTATGGCCTTGCAGGAGGAAATCCACGGGCTGCTTCGTTGCTTCTCCGGGTGCGACGTGGGGCACGTGTATCGGGAGGGAAACCAGGTGGCGCACACACTCTGCCGCCAGGCTTACCATTGCCCAGGAGGGTGGGCAGGGATCGTGCCGTCCGTAATGTTTGATAAGGCCGAAGAAGACCGCCGTGGCGTGTTGCACGAACGTTCGGTGGTGGTCCGATGATCGACGAAAGAAGTCATGTGCAAGGCGAACTTTTGGAGAATGGAGGGcaagcagcctgttcggcagccgaaccagccagcagtaaataatccacgatccagcccagccagccgaacaggctgaagacTCAAGATGAGGACGCAAGTGTGACAGAAAGAAGGATCAGCATTCAGCAGCGCCTAAGCTTTGCAAGAACATGCGGTGCGCTTTGCAACAACATGCGAGCAAAGCACCGTGAGCCAGAGTTGGTGCGCGATCGAGGATCATTAAGGCTGCTTTGGATAGCTCTGTTTAATTTTTTTCTTGTGTACAAATTACACAAGTGTGTTGATGTATTGTCATTCAAAGAATCATTCCATCTGCGACGTATTGTATCCCTATGATTATCATTTCTAATGTATAAAGTTGATGACGATTCCTGATGTAGTCCAGTTTTAAGAACCATGCTACAATGCGTTTGCAACGACAATTGACAACAGCCAACGTAACCAACGCCCGCACTTCCCTCTCTACAATACATTGAATAGGAATATTATAGGGAAAAAGAAACAAAATCAATTATATATCTGTAACTTTCCCTCCGCCACTGATCTGGGTTAGTCATATAACTGCTCCtattttttctagatttataTTTAGTATTTTAGGACCTAGCAATGTTAATATGTTATTCTTCCTGAGTTAGACGAATGTCACATGGTGACCCTTTTTTTTCGAATTGTCACATGGTGACTTATGAATCTCCAAATTCACTAGTTTAGTATATTGGAGGTGTTCATAGATACCTCAcgtccctgaataaatagattcctaaCTCAAGAATTTATATACAAATAAATCAATCTCTACAAGGTTGAATGACGCATTATCTCATTTATTTTTCTCGAAGTCTCATCGCATTTACTGAACCCCTCCCATCTCCCAATCGAATGTTAAGTTTCTGCATTTGATATGCGTAGTAAATGTTATAACTAATGTGCTATTGGAACAATCATCGATCAGTGTGTAACTACTACAGTTAACGAAGGATACTATGGTTTTCTTTCTATCATACTAATCTGTCCTAAACTTGCTAGGAATCTATTtatttaggacagagggagtataatgTTTGTTTATTCATAGGAGCGAGTTTGCTTACATGTATGTAAGTGTCTGTGTCTATACTATGAttcatagcaaaaaaaaaaaatcgataAATAATATTAGTGCCACTCAATAAGCTTGATGACAATAAAGTACTGATTGTCACCAAATTGTTATTACTAGTTAAGTGCATGTTCAGTTAAATAAAAAGTATAATAAAATATAAGTATATATTTAGTAAAACCTAAAGTTTCATTAAATGTGCCATAATGTAGTAAGCCAACCAATTTAGATGAATCaaaatattttattttaattatgttttatttgattttaGTCTAGAAGACATCAATAAATATATATgacaatatttttttattatgtcTTTTTATATAAATATAGTATTAAACTATATACGAACTTAAAAATATATTGTAGTGATGTTGGGCATGGCCCCTGCCGGCCACTCTGGCTCTGCCACTGGCTCCACATTTCACTAACCAACTAACCATGTAAGGGCATCCCAACAGCTAGCTATTCTAACGTGGACAAGGAAAAAGTAGGAGAGAGTAGTCACTAGCGACGAACAAATAACTAATCTATTTCATGAATTCCAAGAATATATGAGAGAAACATGTGAATCTAATAGTATATAGAAAAATAAGAATATATAAAATAATTTTTACTTTGGTCTCTCATCCTCCCCGTAAAGTAGCGCTTCGCTGCTTCTCTGGGTGCGACATGAGGTACGTGTATCGAGAGGGAAATCAGGTGGCGCACACCCTCTGCTGTGTTGCTAGGCGTACCACTGTACGGGAGTGTGGGGAGGGATTGTGCCGTCCCCGGTGTTTGACAAGGCCGAAGAAGACCGTCGTGGCGTGTTGCACGCGTGTGCGGTGGTGGTCTCTATTGATCGACGAAATAAGTCATGTGCAAGGCGACAATCTTGGAGAATGGGGGCGTAGGGAGCGTGAACTCCTATCCACGACGAGTCGATGACTTTTTGGAGAATGAAGAGGGGGGCGTGCGGAAGAGTGATGCTGCACAATCCGTGCAAGAATGAGGACACGCAAGCGTGGTAGAAGGATCAGCTACGCAAGAACATGCGAGCAAACAGCAAAGCACCGTCAACCAGAGTTGATGCGCGAGAATCTTCATGGCTGCTTTGGATAGTTCTGTTTAACTCTTCTCTTGTGCACTTGCATTTGTGATGTATTGTCATTGAAAGAATTGTTCCGTTTGCAATGTATTGTTCCGTTTAAAAAACTGGCTTAGCTCACTCAACCCATCTCTGGAAGGCTGTTTGAACTAATCACTGCGACCCAAAACAAAACTAGCCCAATCCATGCGGAAATGGGAACAGCAAATGGTCTCAAACTCTCGATGCGGTTGTACGAGGAATCCTACGAACATCACCTTACTTCGTGCACTGGGCCTCCTACGGCAGCACTTTACCTACTTCGGTGCACTGCGCACGGGCCAGCCCACACCATCCCAGCCCAGGTCCCGCTCCGCTCCGCGTCCGCCGCCCGTAACCCCCCAGGCCCCCAGTCCCAAATCGCGGCCTGCCACGGCCCCACAGttccaaccaaacaggcccaacTGCGAACTGCCTAACTCCATGCGCCACAAACCGCCGAGCGAGCGCAGGCGCGCGGCCACCTCGGAGCGTCGTCGGCACGGCACGCCTGCGCGCCAAGCGAGGCGGTACTGCCCCGCGCGTAGCGTTGGAGCCAAGCACGTGAGGTCACCTGGCACCGGCCGGCCTCTGGCCCCGCCGTGCCAACTGGCCACTTGTCGCCCGCCTCGAGGCCCCACGACGGACACGTCCCAACAACGGGAACGCAATTGAATTGAATGAACGAATAAAAAACTTCGGCAGCGCGTCCCGGTCGCACACCGACCCCGGATTTGGATCAGATCACCGGAGCCGGAGCCATCTGATACCGATGCCGTACCGCCACCGGATACCATACCTGACCTGAGTCGCCGCGCATAATGGACCGAATATACAAAGCGGCGGCGGGCCTCGCACCGTACAACTTTCTGCGCGTGCCGGCGTGCGTCAGTCTCCGCGACCTCCCAGTGATCTGCCCCGGATGCGCACCCGCGCCGCCCTGCGCGGTGACGACGACTGACGAGGCGTGCGGTGCGCGTGAGGAAGGCTTCTCCATCTGGCAACCGGGGGCCGGACGATCAACTCATCCGCGACTCCGCTTCGTCACGCGGCGTCGCCTCGCCGGCCTCCTCTCCCCGGTGCTCCCGTGCCCGTGGGTGCGTGCATATCCCTCTCTCTCATCCCTTTTCAGTTCCTCGCACGGTTCGGGCTCTTCCGAACCTTTGTTGGCTTCCTGCTTCGTAGCCGTGCCCATGATGATTGCCACTTTGACTGGGAGCAGCTGCGATTTGCCTTGTTTGATTTGGATTCGGATTTTATCCGGTCCGATTTGACGTGGATATGGGCTGGTTGCTGCTGCGTCAGAGAGAGCGGCTTGTCGTCGCGGCGCGGAAGGCGGAACGAGCTTCCAGTCCCGGGCGGGGCGGTAGCCGGTAGCCGCCAGCAGAGCTCGCGTCTGCCTGGGAGCGACGTCTCTCTCTGCTCGCTTTTTTCCCTTTCCTGTATCCTCCTGTGTGCTGTGAGGAATGACGGTCTCCGCACTCATTCCTCCTCAGTCTCCCTCACCGGTCGCCGTCCCCGATTGCTCACCTTTGTACGACCCTTTGGTTGGTTTGGTCCACACTTTTTTCCGCCCCCAAACCACACCGATTATTGCGTCGAGCGATGAGACTCTCGTTCTCTTTGTTTTCGTGGTGGGCGAGCATGGTGAGCAGCTCGCGGTGGGAAATCGCCGGGAATTCGTTTTATGCTTCTCTCGTGTTCGGCGGCCCCGTCGATTGATTCGCTGTTCTTGCTTATTGTCTGATGCcacaggaggaggaggcggaggcggctgaGGGGCTCTGATCGGCGGATGGCGCGTCGGATTGGAGCAGTCGAGTTTGGGGGATTTCCTGTCCCTCTGGAAGGGATCAAATGCGGCGCCTACCTGGTGGACTGGGCGGAGCTCTAGTGTCAGCTAGTGCTCGTCCTGCTGGCGCCTGCCTCATCTAGGTCCCCTTTATTCAGTTCTTGCTGCGAGTTGTTAATCTACTGTACCAGGGATCCGTTTGGCCGGAGGTTTTGAGGAGATGGATGACGAGGACTACTCGTGGGTGCGGCGCACCAGGTTCTCGCAGTCCATCGTCAGGTCCAGCTCCGGCAGGGAGCAGTATGGCGCGTTCATCGAGCAGTTCAGTCGTGGCGCCGAGCTGAGGCAGAATGGGTTGGGCACAGGGTACAAGCACCCTCGCCAGACTCTGCAGCCGCCCTTGGCGAAGGGACCCGGCGGGGTCTCCAACTCGGCAAGGCTGCCGATTCCCAAGGCGAAATCGGCAGTTGCCCAGTTGGAACGGAAGCTGAAGCATGCGTCTTCAGATGGTCAACTGAACAGAGACAGGAGCGGTGATCGCTCGTCGCAAGAGTCATCGGCGAAGCAGGACCGGAAGGGGGTCGTCGGCCTGAACTTGGACATTCCTCAGCGGCATGTGGTTCGGCCATCCAAGGAGAGCCCAGACGCGCTGGATTTCTCTTTCCACTCGGACGAGCACAGCCAGAGGCTCCAGAGAGTGTGTTCCAGCCCGGCTCCTTTCTTTATGAAGGATGCAACAGCAACAGCTGATGATTCCAGAGTGCGCAGTGCATCTATGAAGGTGACCGGAGAAGTGTCCAAGCTGACGTCGAAGCCGAAAAGAAGAGCCAAGTCCCCTGTCCCCAAGCGCAGTCATCTCGGATGTGTTCAAGGAGGCGAAAGCTGCCACCAAGAGGTTCTCCAGCCCGCAGCGGCAGAGGAAGCCCACATCCCCACGGTCACCAGATGACAGCC harbors:
- the LOC136515988 gene encoding probable cysteine protease RD19D gives rise to the protein LASQLAVVLILLLPLAGVSADDGGFIRQVTDGRSRAGAGPGLLPEAQFAAFVRRHGRRYSGPEEYARPLRVFAANLARAATHQALDLTARHGVTPFSDLTWEEFEARLTGVRAGGDVQRIVMSGAPAAPPASQEEVARLPASFDWRDKGAVTDVKMQGACGSCWAFTTTGAVEGTNFLTTGKLLDLSEQQLVDCDHTCSAVAQNECNNGHADGLMTNAYAYLMKSGGLMEQHASRTRAHRALAASTRPRPPSVWPTSPTCQSATRPRSARRWSGASPSRWGSTRRSCRRTWAGYRARSSARARGSTTACSSSATARAASRRCGSATAPTGSSRTRGGSNGGSKGTTASAAAATSAAPTAWSPPSPWRRRREPTQSTAAGHHGCTRDTKGPDVAWYCLQVVVRGSYTIYMYFD